One genomic window of Paramormyrops kingsleyae isolate MSU_618 chromosome 20, PKINGS_0.4, whole genome shotgun sequence includes the following:
- the xpo1a gene encoding exportin-1 isoform X2, with protein MILVQILKQEWPKHWPTFISDIVGASRTSESLCQNNMIILKLLSEEVFDFSSGQMTQVKAKHLKDSMCNEFSQIFQLCQFVMENSQNAPLVHATLETLLRFLNWIPLGYIFETKLISTLVYKFLNVPMFRNVTLKCLTEIAGVSGNQYEEQFVTLFTLTMMQLKQMLPLNTNIRLAYSSGKDDEQNFIQNLSLFLCTFLKEHGQLIEKRLNLRETMMEALHYMLLVSEVEETEIFKICLEYWNHLAAELYRESPFSTSTTPLLAGSQHFEVPPRRQLYLPVLSKVRLLMVSRMAKPEEVLVVENDQGEVVREFMKDTDSINLYKNMRETLVYLTHLDYVDTERIMTEKLHNQVNGTEWSWKNLNTLCWAMGSISGAMHEEDEKRFLVTVIKDLLGLCEQKRGKDNKAIIASNIMYIVGQYPRFLRAHWKFLKTVVNKLFEFMHETHDGVQDMACDTFIKIAQKCRRHFVQVQVGEVMPFIDEILNNINTIICDLQPQQVHTFYEAVGYMIGAQTDQAVQEHLIEKYMLLPNQVWDSIIQQATKNVDILKDPETVKQLGSILKTNVRACKAVGHQFVIQLGRIYLDMLNVYKCLSENISAAIQTNGEMVTKQPLIRSMRTVKRETLKLISGWVSRSNDPQMVGENFVPPLLDAVLIDYQRNVPAAREPEVLSTMAVIVNKLSGHITTEIPQIFDAVFECTLNMINKDFEEFPEHRTHFFYLLQAVNSHCFPAFLDIPPAQFKLVLDSIIWAFKHTMRNVADTGLQILYTLLQNVAQEEAAAQSFYQTYFCDILQHIFSVVTDTSHTAGLTMHASILAYMFSLVEESKIFVALNPTSPVTNLVFIQEYVANLLKTAFPHLQDAQVKVFVTGLFSLNQDIAAFKEHLRDFLVQIKEFAGEDTTDLFLEERETSLRQAQEEKRKLQMSVPGILNPHEIPEEMCD; from the exons ATGATCTTGGTCCAG ATCTTGAAGCAAGAATGGCCCAAACACTGGCCAACTTTCATCAGCGACATTGTGGGTGCCAGCCGTACGAGTGAGAGCCTGTGCCAGAACAATATGATCATACTGAAACTCCTTAGCGAAGAGGTGTTTGACTTTTCAAGTGGTCAGATGACCCAAGTCAAGGCCAAGCATCTGAAGGACAG CATGTGCAATGAGTTCTCGCAGATATTCCAGCTCTGCCAATTTGTCATG gaaaattcccagaatgcCCCACTGGTTCATGCGACATTGGAGACGTTGCTGCGCTTTCTGAACTGGATTCCTCTTGGATATATCTTTGAAACTAAACTCATCAGCACCCTCGTGTACAAG TTTTTAAATGTTCCAATGTTCCGAAACGTGACTCTGAAGTGCCTGACTGAGATTGCGGGTGTGAGTGGCAACCAGTACGAAGAGCAGTTTGTTACTCTCTTCACTCTCACCATGATGCAGCTCAAACAG ATGCTTCCTTTGAACACAAATATCCGTTTGGCGTACTCCAGTGGAAAGGATGATGAACAGAACTTCATCCAGAACCTCAGCCTGTTTCTGTGCACCTTCCTGAAGGAACATGGCCAACTGATAGAGAAGCGGCTGAATCTTAGGGAGACCATGATGGAG GCTCTGCATTACATGCTGTTGGTGTCAGAAGTAGAGGAGACGGAGATCTTTAAGATCTGCTTGGAGTACTGGAACCATCTAGCAGCAGAGCTGTACAGGGAGAGCCCATTCTCCACCTCCACCACTCCACTGCTGGCTGGCAGCCAGCACTTTGAAGTCCCTCCACGGCGGCAGTTGTACCTTCCAGTGCTCTCCAAG GTCCGTCTGCTAATGGTGAGTCGAATGGCAAAACCAGAGGAGGTTCTAGTGGTGGAAAATGACCAAGGGGAAGTGGTCAGAGAATTCATGAAAGACACCGACTCCATCAATCTGTACAAAAACATGAGAGAGACTCTTG TGTATCTTACACACTTGGACTATGTTGACACGGAACGCATAATGACTGAGAAGCTGCACAACCAGGTCAATGGGACGGAGTGGTCATGGAAGAATCTGAACACGCTGTGCTGGGCTATGGGTTCCATCAGCGGGGCTATGCATGAGGAGGATGAAAAGAGATTCCTTGTCACGGTTATAAAG GATTTATTGGGTCTGTGTGAGCAGAAGCGAGGCAAAGACAACAAAGCCATCATTGCCTCCAATATCATGTACATTGTGGGACAGTATCCCCGCTTCCTGCGGGCACATTGGAAGTTCCTGAAAACTGTGGTCAACAAGCTCTTTGAGTTTATGCATG AAACCCATGACGGTGTACAGGACATGGCGTGTGACACATTCATCAAGATTGCGCAGAAGTGCAGGAGACATTTTGTGCAGGTGCAGGTGGGCGAGGTCATGCCCTTTATTGATGAGATCCTGAATAACATCAACACCATTATCTGTGACCTCCAACCTCAGCAG GTCCATACATTCTACGAGGCTGTGGGCTACATGATAGGTGCACAGACAGACCAAGCTGTTCAGGAACATCTCATTGAGAAGTACATGCTCCTTCCCAACCAGGTGTGGGACAGTATCATTCAGCAGGCAACcaag AATGTGGACATTCTGAAGGACCCAGAGACCGTGAAGCAGCTGGGCAGCATCCTGAAGACGAATGTGCGGGCGTGCAAAGCCGTGGGCCACCAGTTCGTCATCCAGCTGGGTCGCATCTACCTGGACATGCTCAACGTGTATAAGTGCCTGAGTGAGAATATCTCTGCAGCCATCCAGACCAACG GAGAGATGGTTACAAAACAGCCTTTAATACGAAGTATGAGAACAGTTAAAAGGGAGACTCTGAAACTTATTTCAGGCTGGGTCAGTCGCTCAAATGATCCACAAATG GTAGGAGAGAACTTTGTGCCACCGCTTTTGGATGCTGTGCTCATCGACTATCAAAGGAATGTTCCGGCAGCCAGAGAACCCGAAGTTCTCAGCACTATGGCAGTCATCGTCAACAAACTGAGTGGACACATCACAACAGAAATCCCCCAGATATTTGATGCAGTTTTTGAATGTACCCTAAATATGATAAACAAG GACTTCGAGGAATTCCCAGAGCACAGGACACACTTCTTCTACCTTTTGCAAGCTGTGAATTCACACTGCTTCCCTGCTTTCTTGGACATTCCTCCAGCCCAGTTCAAACTGGTGCTGGACTCCATCATCTGGGCCTTCAAACACACCATGCGAAATGTGGCAGACACAG GCCTGCAGATTCTATACACGTTGCTTCAGAATGTTGCACAAGAAGAGGCAGCTGCCCAGAGTTTTTATCAGACTTACTTTTGTGACATCTTACAGCATATCTTTTCTGTTGTCACAGATACGTCCCACACAGCTG GTTTAAcaatgcatgcatccatccttGCCTACATGTTCAGTTTGGTAGAGGAAAGCAAAATCTTTGTCGCGCTAAATCCCACATCTCCAGTCACCAACCTGGTGTTCATTCAAGAGTATGTGGCCAACCTGTTAAAAACAGCGTTTCCTCACCTGCAGGA CGCCCAGGTGAAGGTATTTGTAACTGGCCTCTTCAGTTTAAATCAAGATATTGCTGCCTTCAAAGAACATCTGAGGGACTTCCTGGTACAGATAAAA GAATTTGCAGGAGAGGACACAACAGACCTGTTCCTGGAGGAACGGGAAACATCACTGCGGCAGGCCCAGGAGGAGAAACGCAAGCTGCAGATGTCTGTACCAGGCATCTTGAACCCCCATGAAATTCCAGAAGAGATGTGTGACTGA
- the xpo1a gene encoding exportin-1 isoform X1: protein MPAVMTMLADHAARQLLDFNQKLDINLLDNVVNCMYNDIGSQQRMAQEVLTHLKEHPDAWTRVDTILEFSQNMNTKYYALQILETVIKTRWKILPRNQCEGIKKYVVGLIIKTSSDSANVEKDKVYIRKLNMILVQILKQEWPKHWPTFISDIVGASRTSESLCQNNMIILKLLSEEVFDFSSGQMTQVKAKHLKDSMCNEFSQIFQLCQFVMENSQNAPLVHATLETLLRFLNWIPLGYIFETKLISTLVYKFLNVPMFRNVTLKCLTEIAGVSGNQYEEQFVTLFTLTMMQLKQMLPLNTNIRLAYSSGKDDEQNFIQNLSLFLCTFLKEHGQLIEKRLNLRETMMEALHYMLLVSEVEETEIFKICLEYWNHLAAELYRESPFSTSTTPLLAGSQHFEVPPRRQLYLPVLSKVRLLMVSRMAKPEEVLVVENDQGEVVREFMKDTDSINLYKNMRETLVYLTHLDYVDTERIMTEKLHNQVNGTEWSWKNLNTLCWAMGSISGAMHEEDEKRFLVTVIKDLLGLCEQKRGKDNKAIIASNIMYIVGQYPRFLRAHWKFLKTVVNKLFEFMHETHDGVQDMACDTFIKIAQKCRRHFVQVQVGEVMPFIDEILNNINTIICDLQPQQVHTFYEAVGYMIGAQTDQAVQEHLIEKYMLLPNQVWDSIIQQATKNVDILKDPETVKQLGSILKTNVRACKAVGHQFVIQLGRIYLDMLNVYKCLSENISAAIQTNGEMVTKQPLIRSMRTVKRETLKLISGWVSRSNDPQMVGENFVPPLLDAVLIDYQRNVPAAREPEVLSTMAVIVNKLSGHITTEIPQIFDAVFECTLNMINKDFEEFPEHRTHFFYLLQAVNSHCFPAFLDIPPAQFKLVLDSIIWAFKHTMRNVADTGLQILYTLLQNVAQEEAAAQSFYQTYFCDILQHIFSVVTDTSHTAGLTMHASILAYMFSLVEESKIFVALNPTSPVTNLVFIQEYVANLLKTAFPHLQDAQVKVFVTGLFSLNQDIAAFKEHLRDFLVQIKEFAGEDTTDLFLEERETSLRQAQEEKRKLQMSVPGILNPHEIPEEMCD from the exons TACTATGCGCTGCAGATTCTGgaaactgttataaaaacaagGTGGAAGATTCTTCCCAGAAATCAGTGTGAAG gAATTAAAAAGTATGTTGTTGGCCTTATTATCAAAACTTCATCAGATTCTGCAAATGTTGAG AAAGATAAGGTGTATATTCGAAAGCTTAACATGATCTTGGTCCAG ATCTTGAAGCAAGAATGGCCCAAACACTGGCCAACTTTCATCAGCGACATTGTGGGTGCCAGCCGTACGAGTGAGAGCCTGTGCCAGAACAATATGATCATACTGAAACTCCTTAGCGAAGAGGTGTTTGACTTTTCAAGTGGTCAGATGACCCAAGTCAAGGCCAAGCATCTGAAGGACAG CATGTGCAATGAGTTCTCGCAGATATTCCAGCTCTGCCAATTTGTCATG gaaaattcccagaatgcCCCACTGGTTCATGCGACATTGGAGACGTTGCTGCGCTTTCTGAACTGGATTCCTCTTGGATATATCTTTGAAACTAAACTCATCAGCACCCTCGTGTACAAG TTTTTAAATGTTCCAATGTTCCGAAACGTGACTCTGAAGTGCCTGACTGAGATTGCGGGTGTGAGTGGCAACCAGTACGAAGAGCAGTTTGTTACTCTCTTCACTCTCACCATGATGCAGCTCAAACAG ATGCTTCCTTTGAACACAAATATCCGTTTGGCGTACTCCAGTGGAAAGGATGATGAACAGAACTTCATCCAGAACCTCAGCCTGTTTCTGTGCACCTTCCTGAAGGAACATGGCCAACTGATAGAGAAGCGGCTGAATCTTAGGGAGACCATGATGGAG GCTCTGCATTACATGCTGTTGGTGTCAGAAGTAGAGGAGACGGAGATCTTTAAGATCTGCTTGGAGTACTGGAACCATCTAGCAGCAGAGCTGTACAGGGAGAGCCCATTCTCCACCTCCACCACTCCACTGCTGGCTGGCAGCCAGCACTTTGAAGTCCCTCCACGGCGGCAGTTGTACCTTCCAGTGCTCTCCAAG GTCCGTCTGCTAATGGTGAGTCGAATGGCAAAACCAGAGGAGGTTCTAGTGGTGGAAAATGACCAAGGGGAAGTGGTCAGAGAATTCATGAAAGACACCGACTCCATCAATCTGTACAAAAACATGAGAGAGACTCTTG TGTATCTTACACACTTGGACTATGTTGACACGGAACGCATAATGACTGAGAAGCTGCACAACCAGGTCAATGGGACGGAGTGGTCATGGAAGAATCTGAACACGCTGTGCTGGGCTATGGGTTCCATCAGCGGGGCTATGCATGAGGAGGATGAAAAGAGATTCCTTGTCACGGTTATAAAG GATTTATTGGGTCTGTGTGAGCAGAAGCGAGGCAAAGACAACAAAGCCATCATTGCCTCCAATATCATGTACATTGTGGGACAGTATCCCCGCTTCCTGCGGGCACATTGGAAGTTCCTGAAAACTGTGGTCAACAAGCTCTTTGAGTTTATGCATG AAACCCATGACGGTGTACAGGACATGGCGTGTGACACATTCATCAAGATTGCGCAGAAGTGCAGGAGACATTTTGTGCAGGTGCAGGTGGGCGAGGTCATGCCCTTTATTGATGAGATCCTGAATAACATCAACACCATTATCTGTGACCTCCAACCTCAGCAG GTCCATACATTCTACGAGGCTGTGGGCTACATGATAGGTGCACAGACAGACCAAGCTGTTCAGGAACATCTCATTGAGAAGTACATGCTCCTTCCCAACCAGGTGTGGGACAGTATCATTCAGCAGGCAACcaag AATGTGGACATTCTGAAGGACCCAGAGACCGTGAAGCAGCTGGGCAGCATCCTGAAGACGAATGTGCGGGCGTGCAAAGCCGTGGGCCACCAGTTCGTCATCCAGCTGGGTCGCATCTACCTGGACATGCTCAACGTGTATAAGTGCCTGAGTGAGAATATCTCTGCAGCCATCCAGACCAACG GAGAGATGGTTACAAAACAGCCTTTAATACGAAGTATGAGAACAGTTAAAAGGGAGACTCTGAAACTTATTTCAGGCTGGGTCAGTCGCTCAAATGATCCACAAATG GTAGGAGAGAACTTTGTGCCACCGCTTTTGGATGCTGTGCTCATCGACTATCAAAGGAATGTTCCGGCAGCCAGAGAACCCGAAGTTCTCAGCACTATGGCAGTCATCGTCAACAAACTGAGTGGACACATCACAACAGAAATCCCCCAGATATTTGATGCAGTTTTTGAATGTACCCTAAATATGATAAACAAG GACTTCGAGGAATTCCCAGAGCACAGGACACACTTCTTCTACCTTTTGCAAGCTGTGAATTCACACTGCTTCCCTGCTTTCTTGGACATTCCTCCAGCCCAGTTCAAACTGGTGCTGGACTCCATCATCTGGGCCTTCAAACACACCATGCGAAATGTGGCAGACACAG GCCTGCAGATTCTATACACGTTGCTTCAGAATGTTGCACAAGAAGAGGCAGCTGCCCAGAGTTTTTATCAGACTTACTTTTGTGACATCTTACAGCATATCTTTTCTGTTGTCACAGATACGTCCCACACAGCTG GTTTAAcaatgcatgcatccatccttGCCTACATGTTCAGTTTGGTAGAGGAAAGCAAAATCTTTGTCGCGCTAAATCCCACATCTCCAGTCACCAACCTGGTGTTCATTCAAGAGTATGTGGCCAACCTGTTAAAAACAGCGTTTCCTCACCTGCAGGA CGCCCAGGTGAAGGTATTTGTAACTGGCCTCTTCAGTTTAAATCAAGATATTGCTGCCTTCAAAGAACATCTGAGGGACTTCCTGGTACAGATAAAA GAATTTGCAGGAGAGGACACAACAGACCTGTTCCTGGAGGAACGGGAAACATCACTGCGGCAGGCCCAGGAGGAGAAACGCAAGCTGCAGATGTCTGTACCAGGCATCTTGAACCCCCATGAAATTCCAGAAGAGATGTGTGACTGA